One genomic window of Corynebacterium diphtheriae includes the following:
- a CDS encoding DUF1648 domain-containing protein, which yields MAATTHRTSLVLNIASTLVTFVVISIAIGRFDSVPDPMPIHFGANGQPDGFQPKTWGGYLAAYLILGAIFLGIQWGMWAFQRYGEGQTLRDRSSREATLPWVQIFLLIVFAAVFFALLASMSFQYYAAWPFIFVMAVTVVGSIAIIVVLSRKQRDIDKKLPPTTYQLDKMKYGFYFDAEDQRILIPTNDDHSHFTFNLSKPMSWCVMAALFSPGILVVLLVWLN from the coding sequence ATGGCAGCAACGACACACCGAACGAGTCTGGTTTTAAACATTGCATCAACACTGGTGACCTTCGTTGTTATCAGTATTGCTATCGGCCGATTTGACTCTGTGCCTGATCCCATGCCTATTCATTTCGGTGCCAACGGTCAACCTGATGGATTTCAGCCTAAAACATGGGGCGGGTATCTAGCGGCCTACTTAATTCTTGGGGCAATATTTCTTGGCATTCAATGGGGGATGTGGGCGTTTCAGCGTTATGGTGAGGGGCAAACGTTACGCGATAGATCTTCTCGAGAAGCGACGCTACCGTGGGTGCAGATTTTCCTCCTTATCGTATTTGCCGCTGTCTTTTTTGCTCTTTTGGCATCGATGTCCTTTCAGTACTACGCGGCTTGGCCTTTCATTTTCGTGATGGCAGTGACGGTTGTGGGCAGCATCGCCATCATCGTTGTTCTTTCTCGGAAACAGCGCGACATTGATAAGAAGCTGCCGCCAACGACCTATCAGCTAGACAAGATGAAATATGGCTTCTACTTCGATGCTGAAGATCAGCGAATACTCATTCCCACGAACGACGATCACTCACATTTCACGTTCAACCTATCCAAGCCCATGTCGTGGTGTGTCATGGCTGCATTATTTTCCCCAGGCATCCTTGTTGTACTTCTGGTGTGGCTGAACTAA
- a CDS encoding bifunctional RNase H/acid phosphatase produces MKVIIEADGGSRGNPGIAGSGTLIYNADRSQVLKEYSYVVGKATNNVAEYHGLLNGLRGAVELGATEVSVRMDSKLVVEQMSGRWKIKHPDMKELALECKKLASSIGSVSYEWIPRSENSHADALANKAMDALAEGAPVGFLELEEPAAKTDSEEKVVETATSPAVWNGATTQATRFVLLRHGQTAMSAARQYSGRSNPELTSVGLEQARRAATFIGRRGGIDAIVASPLQRCQQTAQEVSEQLGGMPVCTIDGLIEIDFGQWDGLSFSQAHEADPELHSAWLDDSRTAPPGGESLQQVHRRVKKVREELERKYAGKTIVVVSHVTPIKSILRQALDASASMFHRMHLDLASISVAEFYSDGPTCVRSVNDTHYLYG; encoded by the coding sequence ATGAAGGTCATCATCGAGGCAGACGGCGGTTCCCGAGGAAACCCCGGAATCGCTGGATCCGGCACACTTATCTACAACGCCGATCGCTCCCAAGTTCTCAAGGAATACTCCTATGTGGTGGGTAAAGCCACCAATAACGTAGCGGAATACCATGGCCTGCTCAACGGGCTACGTGGAGCAGTGGAACTCGGAGCCACCGAAGTATCAGTTCGGATGGATTCCAAGCTGGTTGTTGAGCAAATGTCGGGGCGGTGGAAGATCAAGCACCCAGACATGAAAGAACTGGCACTGGAGTGTAAGAAACTTGCCTCGTCGATAGGTTCCGTAAGCTACGAGTGGATTCCGAGAAGCGAAAACTCTCATGCGGATGCGCTTGCTAACAAAGCGATGGATGCTCTAGCTGAAGGTGCTCCAGTTGGATTTCTTGAATTAGAAGAACCTGCAGCGAAGACTGATTCTGAAGAAAAGGTAGTCGAAACTGCAACATCTCCTGCGGTGTGGAATGGGGCGACTACCCAGGCGACGCGTTTCGTTTTGCTTCGCCACGGTCAAACAGCGATGTCGGCGGCCCGCCAATATAGCGGTAGGAGTAACCCCGAGCTCACCAGTGTTGGCCTTGAACAGGCGCGCCGGGCTGCGACATTTATTGGCCGTCGTGGCGGAATCGATGCGATCGTGGCCTCGCCTTTGCAGCGTTGCCAGCAGACCGCCCAAGAAGTCTCTGAACAACTGGGTGGTATGCCAGTGTGCACTATTGATGGCCTGATTGAGATAGATTTTGGTCAGTGGGATGGACTGTCGTTTTCTCAGGCACACGAGGCTGATCCAGAACTTCATAGCGCGTGGTTAGATGACTCGCGAACCGCACCACCAGGTGGAGAATCTTTACAGCAAGTTCACCGCAGGGTGAAGAAAGTTCGTGAAGAATTAGAACGCAAATATGCTGGTAAAACCATCGTCGTGGTAAGTCACGTGACTCCGATTAAATCCATTTTGCGTCAAGCTTTGGATGCCTCCGCGTCGATGTTTCATCGTATGCATTTGGATTTGGCGTCTATTTCGGTCGCTGAGTTTTACTCCGATGGGCCAACGTGCGTGCGAAGCGTGAACGATACGCATTATCTCTACGGGTAG
- a CDS encoding zinc ribbon domain-containing protein, protein MKLDRHLQPLLLELATLTRAENSGVAPKVSDERKELDRLLAEQEGNRRALTAANVAVDDMELEIRRVQEDERKLRRREAEGKRQLAAEVDEEKRRDIKHDIYAAKSRIADLMSELQEAHNEIHALRNNRDLNQQRVSDTEARIDKARAAVDALGEDTTAADRHERIETLRLELPSDVVAQFDEQRDENEVGVASFNNRSCGGCFIILPPADISIIRRAPMNVLPQCPDCGSYLVRQGD, encoded by the coding sequence ATGAAGCTGGATCGCCACCTACAACCCCTATTGCTGGAGCTTGCAACGCTCACTCGGGCCGAGAACTCGGGGGTAGCTCCCAAGGTAAGCGACGAGCGCAAGGAACTCGATCGACTGCTGGCGGAGCAAGAGGGTAATCGCCGTGCGCTTACAGCAGCCAACGTCGCCGTTGATGACATGGAGCTCGAGATCCGTCGTGTTCAAGAAGACGAGCGCAAACTAAGGCGTCGTGAAGCAGAAGGTAAGCGCCAGCTTGCGGCGGAGGTTGACGAAGAAAAACGACGCGATATCAAGCACGACATTTATGCCGCTAAGTCGCGTATTGCGGATCTCATGAGCGAATTACAAGAAGCACACAACGAGATCCACGCTTTGCGCAACAACCGCGACCTCAACCAACAACGCGTGAGCGATACTGAAGCGCGTATCGATAAAGCCCGTGCAGCCGTGGATGCCTTGGGTGAGGACACTACCGCCGCTGATCGACATGAGCGCATTGAAACCCTTCGCTTGGAATTACCTAGTGATGTGGTAGCTCAATTTGATGAGCAGCGCGATGAAAACGAAGTCGGCGTAGCCTCGTTTAATAACCGCAGCTGTGGCGGATGCTTTATCATCTTGCCGCCGGCAGATATTTCTATCATTCGTCGTGCGCCAATGAACGTCTTGCCACAATGCCCAGACTGCGGAAGCTACTTGGTACGTCAAGGAGATTAA
- a CDS encoding Nif3-like dinuclear metal center hexameric protein translates to MITVSDVRKVMDRAYPPHLAESWDAVGLICGDPAAPVSKVMLALDCTQEVADKAVDIGADMLIVHHPLLLRGVSSVAADTPKGKVIHTLITGGVALFAAHTNADSARPGVNDKLAELVGITPGRPVKPILKGLDKWGIYVPESAAQSVKDAVFEAGAGAIGDYSQCSFEWQGTGQFLPHHNAQPVVGHPGQLERTEELRVEFVAPARLRTTLIDAIRAAHPYEEPAFDVVSMQSTQDLETAEGLGRVGTLPEPMRFGDFVQQVADALPETSWGIRAAGDPEQMVHTVAVSSGSGDSFLDAVAALGVDVYVTSDLRHHPADESRRAQGPLLIDTAHWASEFPWTYQVQELLAQEFAQLDVEVATLRTDPWNISAHPQLR, encoded by the coding sequence ATGATCACCGTTTCAGATGTAAGAAAAGTAATGGATCGTGCGTATCCACCACACCTCGCGGAATCTTGGGATGCAGTAGGCCTTATCTGTGGTGATCCTGCTGCGCCAGTATCCAAGGTGATGCTTGCCCTTGACTGCACTCAAGAAGTTGCTGATAAGGCAGTTGATATCGGTGCCGATATGCTGATCGTGCACCACCCATTATTACTGCGGGGAGTGAGCTCGGTTGCTGCCGATACCCCTAAAGGCAAGGTTATTCACACACTAATTACTGGTGGGGTGGCATTGTTTGCAGCCCATACCAATGCGGATTCGGCACGACCAGGTGTTAATGACAAATTAGCTGAGTTAGTGGGAATTACCCCAGGCAGGCCGGTGAAGCCCATCCTTAAAGGCCTTGATAAATGGGGAATTTATGTGCCGGAATCTGCTGCGCAGAGCGTAAAAGACGCTGTTTTTGAAGCAGGTGCGGGTGCTATCGGGGATTATTCCCAGTGCAGTTTTGAATGGCAAGGTACTGGACAATTCCTTCCGCATCACAACGCGCAGCCTGTAGTAGGACATCCAGGACAACTTGAGCGCACCGAAGAACTACGGGTTGAGTTCGTGGCACCGGCGCGTCTTCGCACCACGCTTATCGACGCTATCCGAGCAGCGCACCCCTATGAGGAACCGGCATTTGATGTGGTGAGCATGCAATCAACTCAAGATCTTGAGACGGCTGAAGGACTTGGGCGCGTTGGCACTTTGCCGGAGCCAATGCGTTTTGGTGACTTTGTGCAGCAGGTAGCTGATGCGCTCCCAGAGACATCGTGGGGGATTAGGGCAGCCGGTGATCCTGAGCAGATGGTGCACACCGTTGCAGTTTCCTCTGGTTCCGGTGATTCCTTCCTAGACGCGGTTGCAGCCCTAGGTGTTGACGTCTATGTCACGTCCGATCTACGGCACCATCCTGCTGATGAGTCGCGACGTGCTCAAGGTCCGTTGCTGATTGATACCGCGCACTGGGCGAGCGAGTTCCCGTGGACTTATCAAGTTCAAGAACTGTTGGCACAAGAGTTTGCGCAGCTCGATGTCGAAGTTGCTACTTTGCGCACGGATCCTTGGAATATCTCTGCACATCCGCAACTTCGTTAA
- the cobC gene encoding Rv2231c family pyridoxal phosphate-dependent protein CobC yields the protein MSLSRIHGDDDAFGARLDFAVNVAEAQPPTWLIQRLQSAVTDLAAYPHSSDLAAVTAMIARYHGVSEDHVLVLSGVSEGFAMLPQLKPENAVIIHPGFSEPDIVLTDAQIPVHRCILAPPFELSFENIPANADLVVIGNPTNPTGVVHSKELLAQLCAPGRTVVIDEAFLDIVGEQYSMIDQLDAVEGELIIFRSLTKTWSIAGLRVGYAIARPETLARLSAYRRHWPMGTLQLRAIEAVFDTGIMQLPERRAEMIAQRTEMIEMLTNSGFRCVSSSQAPYILVRPPSTQPEELRMALKAQGIAVRRCDTFPGLEFSYWRLAVRPRDQVQRLLTAIDNIIGAKK from the coding sequence GTGTCACTTTCTAGGATTCACGGCGACGACGATGCCTTTGGGGCCCGCCTCGACTTTGCCGTCAACGTTGCCGAAGCCCAACCACCTACATGGCTTATTCAACGCCTACAATCCGCCGTCACTGATCTAGCCGCCTATCCGCATTCCAGCGATCTAGCAGCAGTGACCGCTATGATCGCTCGCTACCACGGAGTAAGTGAAGACCACGTACTAGTTCTATCGGGAGTATCAGAAGGCTTCGCCATGTTGCCGCAGCTAAAGCCTGAAAACGCGGTGATTATCCATCCAGGTTTTAGCGAACCAGACATCGTTTTAACCGACGCCCAGATCCCTGTTCATCGCTGCATCTTGGCGCCGCCATTCGAGCTTTCTTTTGAAAATATCCCCGCCAACGCAGACCTCGTGGTAATTGGTAACCCCACTAATCCCACAGGAGTCGTACATAGCAAAGAACTACTTGCTCAATTATGCGCGCCGGGGCGTACCGTGGTGATCGACGAAGCATTCTTGGACATCGTCGGAGAACAGTACTCGATGATCGATCAACTTGATGCGGTGGAAGGTGAACTGATTATCTTCCGCAGTCTGACAAAGACGTGGTCAATTGCGGGACTTCGAGTAGGCTACGCCATTGCCCGTCCGGAAACACTTGCGCGCTTAAGTGCGTATCGACGCCACTGGCCCATGGGTACCCTGCAGCTTCGAGCCATTGAGGCAGTTTTTGACACCGGTATCATGCAGTTGCCTGAGCGACGAGCAGAGATGATAGCGCAGCGTACCGAGATGATTGAGATGTTGACCAACAGTGGCTTTAGGTGTGTGAGCAGCTCTCAAGCCCCGTATATCCTGGTGCGACCACCTAGCACGCAACCGGAAGAACTACGAATGGCGTTAAAAGCTCAAGGAATCGCTGTTCGCCGATGCGATACTTTCCCAGGACTTGAGTTTTCCTATTGGCGCCTTGCGGTGCGTCCTCGTGACCAAGTACAACGGCTACTAACCGCCATCGACAACATTATTGGAGCAAAGAAGTAA
- a CDS encoding HAD-IA family hydrolase has product MGTLLIDVDGTVVDSYPGIREAFIHSMTSVGIPVPEESWLRRIPGPPMVETMRALGQSDSVTAAALACFRQQYDQISWRNSQLFDGWHDALSEWRSQGIRLFTATSKNEHLARLTLEYLGVADLFDFIGGADPTVGRETKADVIAYVLATTETSEHSPILMVGDRSHDTEGAAAFGIPTMLVTWGYGNEQEWSHADYHARNMAEAKGIVRDFFN; this is encoded by the coding sequence GTGGGAACTCTATTAATCGATGTTGACGGGACTGTGGTTGATTCCTATCCCGGCATCCGTGAGGCTTTTATTCACTCGATGACATCGGTGGGTATTCCGGTTCCGGAGGAATCGTGGCTGCGCCGTATTCCCGGCCCGCCGATGGTAGAAACTATGCGTGCGCTTGGGCAATCCGATTCAGTTACAGCAGCCGCATTGGCATGTTTTAGGCAGCAATACGATCAGATTTCTTGGCGTAACTCTCAGCTTTTCGACGGCTGGCATGACGCTCTTAGTGAATGGCGCTCTCAAGGTATTCGGTTGTTTACCGCAACGAGTAAAAACGAGCACTTGGCACGGCTTACCCTTGAATACTTAGGTGTTGCCGACTTGTTTGATTTCATTGGTGGCGCAGACCCCACGGTGGGACGTGAGACTAAGGCAGATGTGATTGCGTACGTTTTAGCTACGACTGAGACTTCTGAGCACTCCCCTATTTTGATGGTCGGCGATCGTAGTCATGACACCGAGGGTGCTGCAGCTTTTGGGATTCCGACGATGCTGGTCACATGGGGCTACGGTAACGAGCAAGAGTGGTCCCACGCGGATTATCATGCACGTAATATGGCGGAGGCGAAAGGAATCGTACGTGACTTCTTCAACTAA
- a CDS encoding low molecular weight protein-tyrosine-phosphatase yields MTSSTNNSSNPAFVITFVCTGNICRSPMAEVICTSVLEDEGLSHAIRANSCGTGGWHVGQGADSRAIAELRASGYDGTHHRASQLGEQHRSSDLLIALDSSHRNALLRIGYPAEKVRLLQSFNPDSHTPDVADPYYGTAADFKTTRRDIEAAMPGLMAWLREAIHA; encoded by the coding sequence GTGACTTCTTCAACTAATAACTCCAGTAATCCAGCTTTTGTGATCACTTTTGTATGCACCGGCAATATTTGCCGTTCTCCGATGGCCGAGGTGATCTGCACGAGCGTTTTAGAAGACGAGGGGTTAAGCCACGCTATTCGTGCTAACTCCTGCGGTACTGGTGGGTGGCATGTGGGCCAAGGGGCTGATTCTCGAGCAATCGCCGAACTGCGCGCCTCGGGTTACGATGGCACCCATCACCGCGCAAGCCAACTCGGTGAACAACATAGGAGTTCCGACCTGCTTATTGCGTTGGATTCTTCTCATCGCAATGCGCTTTTGCGAATAGGCTATCCAGCAGAAAAGGTGCGATTATTGCAGTCTTTTAATCCGGATTCTCATACTCCAGATGTTGCGGATCCTTACTATGGCACCGCCGCTGATTTTAAAACCACCCGCCGTGACATCGAGGCAGCTATGCCAGGTCTGATGGCCTGGCTTCGGGAGGCCATTCATGCCTAG
- a CDS encoding SURF1 family protein has product MPRTHTTVTGWKVFLTPGWVLTAVLAIAFSYFAITVLSPWQLGKDHAIVERNEKIDDAFKSDPASYQSVYDAQGRIKDGQEWMRVSLKGRFDANNEVLLRMRPVEGTPAYQSLVPFTLESGESLLINRGFVPGDAANVPELAAVPTETVTIVAHARANEGMPASAPMSAHGYQQVYGINTTQISEITHTTLGTDFAQLSQDQPGVLNAMPIPQLDRGNHLSYGLQWIAFGIMAPLGVAYFVWAEIRERRRSREEEEHMAQLAAAAEPETPEDRVATKMRNRYGSSRHNQ; this is encoded by the coding sequence ATGCCTAGGACGCACACAACTGTCACCGGCTGGAAGGTGTTTCTTACCCCTGGGTGGGTTCTCACCGCGGTACTTGCTATTGCTTTTTCTTACTTTGCTATCACGGTGTTGTCTCCGTGGCAGTTGGGCAAAGACCACGCCATCGTGGAGCGTAATGAGAAAATTGATGACGCTTTCAAGTCCGACCCTGCTTCTTATCAGTCGGTCTACGATGCACAGGGACGTATTAAAGACGGTCAAGAATGGATGCGGGTGTCGCTTAAAGGGCGTTTCGACGCAAACAATGAAGTGCTTCTGCGCATGCGTCCTGTAGAAGGCACCCCCGCGTACCAGTCTTTAGTGCCGTTTACTCTTGAAAGCGGTGAATCCCTGCTGATCAACCGTGGCTTTGTTCCAGGCGATGCCGCCAACGTTCCGGAGTTAGCAGCTGTTCCTACCGAAACGGTCACTATCGTGGCGCATGCGCGTGCCAACGAAGGAATGCCTGCCAGTGCTCCTATGTCAGCTCATGGTTACCAGCAGGTCTACGGCATTAACACCACACAAATTAGTGAGATCACGCATACAACTCTTGGCACTGATTTCGCGCAGCTTTCACAGGACCAACCTGGTGTGCTCAACGCCATGCCTATCCCACAGCTCGACCGCGGGAATCATCTTTCCTACGGCCTGCAGTGGATTGCGTTTGGAATTATGGCACCTCTTGGAGTTGCTTATTTTGTGTGGGCTGAGATTCGTGAGCGTCGTCGCAGCCGTGAGGAAGAAGAGCACATGGCCCAGCTTGCCGCTGCGGCTGAACCGGAAACTCCAGAAGATAGAGTGGCAACAAAAATGCGTAATCGTTACGGTAGCTCACGGCATAATCAGTAA
- the cbiB gene encoding adenosylcobinamide-phosphate synthase CbiB → MLAGLVSGVVLDRIVGDPGGSLHPVAVFGRWATWVEKKIYAPSKLRGAIYVAVTVAPPTAAAVMIGKKYPNAALAASLVAAIGGSTLENTGIRMARALERDDIEAARDLVPWLCSRDPEYLDESGIVRATVESLAENTSDSTIAPVVWAALGAGGVVAHRCVNTLDAMVGYKNDRYSEFGWAAAKLDDAMAWVPARLTAVAHVGAAAMQGRERAALRAWRVDAPHHPSPNAGPVEATAAAALGVTLGGETRYSYGIEKRPTLGVGPSPSVATIHQAVRLSRGVQAAATVAIAGLMLWRRY, encoded by the coding sequence ATGCTCGCAGGTCTTGTATCCGGAGTAGTACTCGATCGTATCGTTGGTGATCCAGGGGGATCGCTGCATCCTGTTGCGGTGTTTGGCCGATGGGCTACGTGGGTGGAAAAGAAAATCTATGCGCCATCGAAACTCCGTGGTGCGATCTACGTTGCCGTCACTGTGGCGCCACCGACCGCTGCCGCTGTGATGATAGGCAAGAAATATCCCAATGCGGCTTTAGCTGCAAGCTTGGTGGCAGCTATTGGCGGCAGCACACTGGAAAATACCGGAATCCGAATGGCACGTGCCTTAGAACGCGATGATATAGAAGCTGCGAGGGATCTGGTGCCGTGGTTGTGCTCACGGGATCCAGAGTATTTGGATGAATCAGGCATAGTGCGTGCCACCGTCGAATCATTGGCAGAAAATACGTCAGACTCCACGATCGCCCCCGTCGTGTGGGCGGCGTTAGGTGCTGGTGGGGTAGTGGCACATCGTTGTGTCAACACCCTTGACGCCATGGTTGGATACAAAAACGACCGTTATTCTGAATTCGGGTGGGCTGCTGCCAAACTTGATGACGCCATGGCGTGGGTGCCAGCACGGCTGACTGCGGTGGCGCATGTGGGTGCGGCAGCAATGCAAGGGCGTGAGCGCGCCGCTCTACGCGCTTGGCGTGTCGACGCACCCCATCACCCGAGCCCGAACGCAGGACCAGTAGAAGCGACGGCAGCTGCTGCACTAGGGGTCACATTAGGTGGCGAGACTCGCTACTCCTATGGCATAGAAAAACGACCGACACTAGGTGTCGGCCCGTCGCCAAGCGTGGCGACGATACATCAGGCAGTTCGGTTATCGCGCGGTGTACAAGCTGCAGCGACAGTTGCTATCGCCGGATTGATGCTGTGGCGACGTTACTGA
- a CDS encoding DUF3052 domain-containing protein — MNAQEFKEKKTETTGAHHAQRLGIAAGMTVQEVGWDEDCDSTISEAIEDIIGEELLDEETDEACDVVLLWWRSDDGDLVDGLVDSIRPLADNGRIWLLTPGAGKQGALDPGEISESAQLAGLVQTKAERLGAWQGSCLVQRGNKQ, encoded by the coding sequence ATGAACGCTCAAGAATTCAAGGAGAAAAAAACTGAGACGACTGGAGCTCACCACGCTCAGCGTCTTGGAATCGCAGCCGGCATGACCGTCCAAGAAGTTGGATGGGACGAGGATTGCGACAGCACAATAAGTGAAGCCATCGAAGATATCATCGGTGAGGAGCTTCTCGACGAAGAAACCGACGAGGCTTGCGACGTAGTCCTGCTGTGGTGGCGGTCCGACGATGGCGATTTGGTCGATGGTCTTGTCGATTCCATCCGGCCGCTGGCAGACAATGGTCGTATTTGGTTGCTCACCCCAGGGGCCGGCAAGCAGGGTGCCCTTGACCCCGGTGAAATTTCCGAATCTGCTCAGTTGGCTGGTTTGGTGCAAACAAAGGCCGAACGTCTCGGTGCTTGGCAAGGCTCTTGCCTCGTACAAAGGGGCAATAAGCAGTAG